The following are encoded in a window of Onthophagus taurus isolate NC chromosome 3, IU_Otau_3.0, whole genome shotgun sequence genomic DNA:
- the LOC139429492 gene encoding zinc finger MYM-type protein 5-like, with amino-acid sequence MADASKPKRPSGSQNRKRKAEKEKESAKLKRSLLVFLQREDKENTDILTETSECSTSTTEQGTETVHGENLKDEGTSNTSAYVSIDYNDPGTWPDSINDHLRQMVVSRGPQQNIPSQFPKDKNNRRFTTVHFNRQMCNGEKIPRKWLIYSPSNNTVVCFCCKLFKKKQKSAYISLCREGSNDWKNMSTILSSHERNVNHIYNCQVWRELEVRLRENKTIDAMHQKKIKQQESYWKQILHRLIALVRTLGGQNLAFRGSKDKLYDHNNGNYLKFIEYVALFDPVMNEHLQKVKDAKLFVHYFGKDIQNELIQLLSRAIRAKILNSAKLAKYYSIILDCTPDISHTEQMTIIIRFVDVMDEETQQPDVVIHEHFLGFVPLQETTG; translated from the coding sequence ATGGCTGATGCTAGTAAGCCTAAGCGACCTTCTGGGTCGCAAAACCGAAAACGGAAAGcggaaaaagagaaagaaagtgccaaattaaaaagatctctccttgtttttcttcaaagagaagataaagaaaatacGGATATTCTAACAGAGACAAGTGAATGCAGTACTTCTACTACGGAGCAGGGAACAGAAACAGTACACGGTGAAAATTTAAAGGATGAAGGAACATCAAATACATCGGCATACGTTTCCATTGATTATAACGATCCTGGTACCTGGCCTGATTCTATAAATGATCATTTGCGACAAATGGTTGTCTCACGTGGACCTCAACAAAATATTCCAAGTCAGTTTCCCAAAGATAAAAACAACCGTAGGTTTACCACGGTTCACTTCAATAGACAAATGTGTAATGGAGAAAAAATACCAAGGAAATGGTTAATTTATTCTCCATCAAATAACACAGTTGTATGTTTTTGCTGCAAGTTAttcaagaaaaaacaaaaatctgcATATATCTCACTGTGCCGAGAAGGAAGTAACGACTGGAAAAACATGAGCACCATTCTCTCTTCCCATGAGCGCAATGTAAATCACATTTACAATTGTCAAGTTTGGCGAGAATTAGAAGTTCGCCTACGTGAAAATAAAACCATTGACGCCATGcaccaaaagaaaattaaacaacaGGAGAGCTATtggaaacaaattttacatcGTTTAATAGCCTTGGTGAGAACTCTGGGTGGACAAAACTTGGCCTTTCGCGGTTCAAAGGATAAATTATATGACCATAATAACGGcaactatttaaaatttattgaatatgttGCATTATTCGATCCAGTCATGAATGAACATTTGCAAAAAGTTAAAGATGCTAAATTATTTGTTCATTATTTCGGCAAGGATATTCAGAATGAACTTATACAACTGCTATCACGAGCTATAAgagcaaaaattttgaatagtGCTAAATTAGCCAAATATTATTCAATCATATTGGATTGTACTCCTGACATCAGTCATACGGAACAAATGACAATTATAATAAGATTTGTTGATGTAATGGATGAAGAAACACAACAACCTGACGTGGTCATACATGAGCATTTTCTTGGGTTTGTGCCACTACAAGAAACAACAGGTTGA
- the LOC111416206 gene encoding zinc finger MYM-type protein 1-like, whose product MDIYNDPNPAGYSGNIMRVEAKGIADGISTFKFLVSLITWYNILFEINITSKLLQNKNADIFVCTKQLEVTKNYLVSCRSDENFEKNLSDATLLANELDIDANFPNAPSRRRKIKKQFDYEAEGVSIQDPKQNYKISFYYMIIDNAVNAIQERFNQMQEYCALFGFLYDIFNLKDKNEADILMQCKKFESALTHNSCKDINGEDLCWELQSVSRRLPKVMGPSEVLLFILRHDLQNSVPNIYVALRILLTLPVSVASGERRFSRLKLIKTYLRSTMTEERLVGLATISIEQELAYNLDLCELISLFAQEKARKVAF is encoded by the coding sequence ATGGATATTTATAATGACCCAAATCCAGCAGGTTACAGTGGAAACATCATGCGCGTGGAAGCAAAAGGAATTGCAGATGGTATAAGTACATTTAAATTTCTAGTGTCACTTATTACGTGGTACAATATTCTTTTCGAAATCAACATTACAAGCAAATTACTGCAAAATAAGAATGCAGACATATTTGTATGTACGAAACAGCTGGAAGTTACAAAGAATTATCTTGTAAGTTGTCGATCAGATGAAAACTTCGAAAAGAATTTATCAGATGCTACACTTCTGGCAAACGaactcgatattgatgcaaaTTTTCCTAATGCACCTAGTAGGcgaaggaaaattaaaaaacagttTGATTATGAAGCCGAAGGTGTATCAATACAAGATCCCAaacaaaactataaaataTCATTCTATTATATGATTATAGATAATGCAGTAAATGCAATACAGGAAAGATTTAATCAAATGCAAGAGTATTGTGCTTTATTTGGGTTTctttacgatatttttaacttaaaggataaaaacgaAGCTGATATTCTTATGCAATGCAAAAAGTTTGAAAGTGCCTTAACGCATAATTCCTGTAAAGACATTAATGGAGAAGACTTATGCTGGGAACTTCAAAGTGTGTCTCGAAGACTTCCAAAAGTAATGGGCCCATCTGAAGTTCTTCTTTTCATTTTAAGGCATGATCTCCAGAATAGCGTTCCTAATATTTACGTCGCGTTAAGGATTTTATTAACTCTCCCTGTTTCTGTAGCAAGTGGAGAGCGCCGTTTTTCtagattgaaattaattaaaacgtacTTGCGCTCAACGATGACTGAAGAAAGATTAGTTGGATTAGCGACAATATCAATAGAGCAAGAACTGGCTTACAATCTGGACCTCTgtgaattaatttcattatttgcACAAGAGAAAGCACGCAAAGTAGCATTTTAA